TAGGAGATTTGTCCAAATTTAACGATTATTATCTAGTACTTGTTGCAAGGTGCCATTTAACATCCGATGCATCCGCTGATAGAATTCAACTTTCGATTCTTGTAGGTTGGTCACCAACCATTGAATGATCTGTGTCGCTAACGCCCAACCATAAAAATTGGCCATTTCATCACGCAAGGTCGGTGGACAAGCCGGTTGCAGATCATCAACAACCCCAGTGACCATGTTAAACGCAACGCGGTATAAAAACCGGCCTAATAAGTCGCGATTCAGGGAGTGAAACGTATTTAAACAAAATTGACGATTGGTTTCAATGTAACGCAACAAAAGATCCAACCCCTTGGCCCAATCTTGTTCTTTTTGGTAGGCCGCCAGTTGAGACACAATCTCGCGATTATAAATCCACGCGACTAACTCATTAATATCGGCAAAATGATAATAAAAAGTATTACGGGCAACGTTGGCCTGATGCGTCAACTGATTAACAGTGATATGATCAACCGGTGTCGTTGCCATTAGTAGTTTCAGATTTTGGGCCAAGTTTTGTTTGGTATCCATCTCAAATAACCTCCACTTGATAATTACCTTTAGCATCCCACAGATAGTTGGTCCTCGCAACTGCCGGTTCCAATTTGCACTTCCATTAAAAGTGTTCTATCGTTAAAGATAACAATTAACGGAGGCGACTTATAATATGCACGAAACTGACGACGCTTTTAGGGCGATGACCAACGGGGAATGGTATTTTGATTCAGCGGTCACTATTCAAAAACGGGATGCAACCCGCCTTGCCTTACAAAAGGCCGGCCAAATCTTAGATAACGATGCACGGATGGCCACCATCCAAAAATTACTCGGCCACACCGGTAGCGACTTTTTCATCGAAACCGGTTTTGAATTTAGCTTCGGCCAAAATATTTCAATCGGCGACCATTTTTACGCCAACCGTAACGTCATTATTTGCGATGAAGCACCGGTGACGATTGGCAACTATTGTAAATTTGGGCCGGGGGTCTCTCTTTTAACCCCCTACCACCCAATCGATCCCCAAGAGCGCGCCACCAAAAAAGAAATCTCTAGCGCGATTACGCTTGGTGATCATGTCTGGTTAGGCGCCAATGTCACCATTCTACCCGGAATTACACTCGGCAATAACGTTGTCGTTGGTGCGGGCAGTGTCGTCACAAAATCCTATCCGGATAACGTGATTTTAGTCGGTAATCCCGCACGTATCTTGCGAGAAATCCCTAGCGTTCAATAAACAGCATTAAGCCATCTTAAGTAT
This DNA window, taken from Latilactobacillus sakei, encodes the following:
- a CDS encoding galactoside O-acetyltransferase yields the protein MHETDDAFRAMTNGEWYFDSAVTIQKRDATRLALQKAGQILDNDARMATIQKLLGHTGSDFFIETGFEFSFGQNISIGDHFYANRNVIICDEAPVTIGNYCKFGPGVSLLTPYHPIDPQERATKKEISSAITLGDHVWLGANVTILPGITLGNNVVVGAGSVVTKSYPDNVILVGNPARILREIPSVQ
- a CDS encoding TetR family transcriptional regulator — translated: MDTKQNLAQNLKLLMATTPVDHITVNQLTHQANVARNTFYYHFADINELVAWIYNREIVSQLAAYQKEQDWAKGLDLLLRYIETNRQFCLNTFHSLNRDLLGRFLYRVAFNMVTGVVDDLQPACPPTLRDEMANFYGWALATQIIQWLVTNLQESKVEFYQRMHRMLNGTLQQVLDNNR